Proteins from one Pygocentrus nattereri isolate fPygNat1 chromosome 16, fPygNat1.pri, whole genome shotgun sequence genomic window:
- the LOC108415650 gene encoding proteinase-activated receptor 2-like, with the protein MSDYYFTNETSDYYFTNETSDYYSTNETSNYYSTNNMPLNYSISGFSGCRSIMTDGNKTQIACPGYIATHVYKGPVNVVIEYPVGLNVSFTAIRALDSNQTTVFLPLVYIFIFIVGLPTNAMALWVFLFRTKKKHPASILMANLALADLLFIVWLPLKITYHFNGNDWTFGEPLCKVLVGFFYGNMYCSAIFIACISAQRYWAIVHPLSQKLSSRVTVCVCVCVWIVVWVLTVPLYLYDQTVKVNNPDITTCHDVIRSNQTHIPVGYFLTMGTVGYVVPCVVCIVSYLLTFLSLRRSITDSSRSKKKRKAIVLMVTVLVMFLVCFTPSNIMLMVHYSLLGVEHQYDFYGLYVVALCLGSLNSCLDPFVYYYISEEFRKQVKNSLMCCNECTTKRMRVPSRPAEVPKETSQSTDTRHD; encoded by the exons ATGTCCGATTACTATTTCACCAATGAGACGTCTGATTACTATTTCACCAACGAGACGTCCGATTACTATTCCACCAACGAGACGTCCAATTACTATTCCACCAACAACATGCCTCTTAACTATTCCATCAGCGGCTTTTCTGGTTGTCGTTCCATCATGACTGATG GCAATAAAACTCAAATCGCTTGTCCAGGATATATTGCAACGCATGTGTATAAAGGTCCTGTGAATGTGGTGATTGAATATCCTGTGGGTCTGAATGTGTCCTTCACTGCCATAAGAGCTCTTGACAGCAATCAGACCACAGTCTTCCTCCCTCTCGTTtacatcttcatcttcattgtGGGGTTGCCCACCAACGCCATGGCCCTCTGGGTGTTCCTCTTCAGGACCAAGAAGAAGCATCCAGCGTCCATCCTAATGGCCAATCTAGCGCTGGCTGACCTGCTCTTCATCGTGTGGCTCCCACTGAAGATCACCTACCACTTCAACGGCAATGACTGGACCTTCGGGGAGCCGCTGTGTAAAGTCCTAGTGGGGTTTTTCTATGGGAATATGTACTGCTCCGCTATCTTCATAGCCTGCATCAGCGCCCAGCGCTACTGGGCGATTGTCCACCCACTTTCTCAGAAACTGAGTAGCCgtgtaacagtgtgtgtgtgtgtttgtgtgtggattGTAGTCTGGGTCCTCACTGTACCGCTATACCTGTATGACCAGACCGTTAAAGTCAATAATCCCGATATAACCACCTGCCATGACGTCATTCGCTCCAACCAAACACACATCCCTGTTGGGTATTTCCTGACCATGGGCACTGTGGGATATGTAGTTCCCTGTGTGGTCTGCATAGTGTCCTACCTGCTGACCTTCCTCTCCCTCAGGAGGTCCATAACAGACAGCAGCAGGAGTAAGAAGAAAAGGAAGGCTATAGTCCTCATGGTTACTGTGCTGGTGATGTTCCTGGTCTGCTTCACTCCCAGTAACATCATGCTGATGGTCCATTACTCTCTGCTGGGTGTGGAGCATCAGTACGATTTCTATGGTCTGTATGTCGTTGCTCTGTGTCTGGGCAGCCTGAACAGCTGCCTGGACCCATTCGTGTACTATTATATCTCGGAGGAgttcagaaaacaggtgaaaaacTCGCTGATGTGCTGTAATGAATGTACAACCAAACGGATGAGGGTTCCTTCCAGACCTGCAGAGGTCCCCAAAGAAACCTCACAGTCTACAGATACAAGACATGATTAG
- the LOC108415651 gene encoding proteinase-activated receptor 1-like: MDVPVILLLTAAVQAVTASSNGSDPRSFALSRHTETYTYETIDYPFPDLNTRSNQPKHWIPLGPLCNGSAQNCNKTASRVIVSVSGQTKSFLTGPLVTGFIPTVYTLVFLISVPLNALAFVVFSFRIRRKKPVVVYMSQLALADLLFGLLLPLKVHYYARGSHWVFGEAACRIVTMAFYGYMNCSMLLVMCISVDRMLAVVFPVASMHCRKPQNAALVCVGAWLLALVAAVPLLTIEQTVPVEGVGTTCHDVLDPADPRYVQLFTSISCILYLLPLFVTTSCYAAIIHLVKSKKSLEGALASSSLSRKRRRRAAVMVLSVMTEFVVCFGPTNVILLLHCVLTWTGWDPVSSDNLYAAYMLAVCVGSVSTCLDPLLYYFGSSQCRQQIRCAMCWRRGKQAHAGSQAQTSSTWGSCQYSTSASGKRAVLLGSVEV; the protein is encoded by the exons ATGGACGTCCCAGTCATCCTGCTGTTGACTGCAGCTGTTCAGGCCGTCACCGCCTCGTCTAACG GAAGCGACCCACGCAGTTTTGCATTGTCCAGACACACGGAGACCTACACTTACGAAACCATCGACTACCCATTCCCCGACTTGAATACCCGGTCAAACCAACCCAAACACTGGATTCCACTGGGTCCCTTGTGCAACGGCTCTGCCCAGAACTGCAACAAAACCGCGTCCAGAGTGATCGTCTCTGTCTCTGGGCAGACCAAATCCTTCCTCACAGGGCCGCTGGTCACAGGCTTCATCCCCACCGTCTACACCCTTGTTTTCCTGATCAGCGTGCCGCTGAACGCCCTGGCGTTTGTGGTGTTCTCCTTCCGGATTCGCCGGAAGAAGCCAGTGGTGGTGTACATGTCTCAGTTGGCGCTGGCTGACCTGCTGTTCGGCCTGCTGCTGCCGCTGAAGGTGCATTACTACGCCCGTGGTTCTCACTGGGTGTTCGGAGAGGCGGCGTGCCGCATAGTTACAATGGCATTTTATGGCTACATGAACTGTTCCATGCTGCTGGTGATGTGCATAAGTGTGGACCGCATGCTTGCGGTGGTCTTCCCTGTTGCATCCATGCATTGTCGCAAACCACAGAACGCAGCGCTGGTGTGTGTTGGGGCGTGGCTCCTGGCACTAGTAGCAGCAGTGCCTTTGCTGACCATAGAGCAGACTGTGCCAGTGGAAGGG GTTGGTACCACCTGCCACGATGTGCTGGACCCAGCAGACCCTCGCTATGTGCAACTCTTCACCTCcatcagctgcatcctttaccTCCTACCCCTGTTTGTTACCACGTCCTGCTATGCCGCCATCATCCATTTGGTCAAGTCCAAGAAGTCGCTCGAAGGGGCTTTGGCCTCATCTTCGCTTTCgaggaaaaggaggaggagagccGCTGTCATGGTGCTCTCCGTGATGACGGAGTTTGTGGTGTGTTTTGGGCCGACTAACGTGATCCTGCTGCTGCACTGCGTACTGACCTGGACGGGCTGGGATCCCGTGAGCTCGGACAACCTGTACGCTGCGTACATGCTGGCGGTTTGTGTGGGCAGCGTCAGCACATGCCTGGACCCTCTGCTCTACTACTTCGGCTCCTCGCAGTGCCGACAGCAGATCCGCTGTGCCATGTGTTGGAGGAGGGGAAAGCAGGCACATGCAGGTTCTCAGGCTCAAACCAGTTCAACATGGGGAAGCTGCCAGTACAGCACATCAGCTAGTGGAAAGAGAGCAGTGCTGTTAGGGAGTGTGGAGGTTTGA